Proteins encoded in a region of the Sphingomonas sp. HMP9 genome:
- a CDS encoding TetR/AcrR family transcriptional regulator, with translation MTSTPRKRLSPTESREAAVEAARALLVESGPSAVTLKAVAGRVGRTHANLLHHFGSAEALHTALITRMAADIVGTIGAAVLSVRAGELDPREVVEMTFDAFGKGGAGALASWMILSGNTDALDPILTAIHDLVDELAEGDMPGDQPIQEQTLTLVLMALGDALMGAPMARALGLPVGKARELALDALLASKDAATPARC, from the coding sequence GTGACGTCAACACCGCGCAAGCGCCTCTCCCCCACCGAATCTCGTGAAGCCGCCGTCGAGGCGGCGCGTGCGCTACTGGTCGAAAGCGGCCCCAGCGCGGTGACGTTGAAGGCGGTGGCGGGCCGCGTTGGGCGCACGCACGCGAACCTGCTTCATCATTTCGGCTCGGCCGAAGCGCTGCATACCGCGCTGATCACGCGGATGGCGGCGGATATCGTCGGCACGATCGGTGCGGCGGTGCTGAGCGTGCGGGCGGGCGAGCTGGACCCGCGGGAGGTGGTGGAGATGACCTTCGACGCATTCGGCAAAGGCGGTGCGGGGGCGCTGGCGAGCTGGATGATCCTGTCGGGCAATACCGATGCACTCGACCCGATTCTCACCGCGATTCACGATCTCGTCGACGAACTGGCCGAGGGCGACATGCCCGGCGACCAGCCGATCCAAGAGCAGACGTTGACGCTCGTACTGATGGCGCTGGGCGATGCGCTGATGGGGGCACCGATGGCGCGTGCGCTCGGGCTGCCGGTCGGCAAGGCGCGCGAACTCGCGCTCGACGCGCTGCTCGCCAGCAAGGACGCCGCCACCCCTGCCCGCTGCTGA
- the proB gene encoding glutamate 5-kinase has protein sequence MFPPSSCPRLIVKIGSALLVDPDGSVRREWLTGLVADIAARTGEGQQVAIVSSGAIALGARRLGLAKGGRASLEDAQAAAATGQIALSQVWAELLAAQGLNAAQILVTLDDLEDRRRYLNAAATLNRLLSLKVVPVINENDSVATEEIRFGDNDRLAARVAQAAGAQGVILLSDVDGLYTANPHVDPSATHIASVPRIDAVAGMADDGSGSGMGSGGMASKIAAARIATGAGIPLAIASGRIEHPLSTPARHTIFTAERTASARKAWLAGGLTAKGAIHVDAGAAAALGQGRSLLATGATRIDGGFTRGDLVTIEGPAGTVARGLAEYDAADTARLLGRHSDDHAAILGYAPRSALVHRNHLAIV, from the coding sequence ATGTTCCCGCCGTCGTCCTGCCCGCGACTGATCGTGAAGATCGGCTCGGCATTGCTTGTCGATCCCGATGGGAGCGTTCGGCGGGAGTGGCTGACCGGACTCGTCGCCGACATTGCGGCTCGGACTGGTGAGGGCCAGCAGGTTGCGATCGTATCGTCCGGGGCAATTGCCTTGGGCGCACGCCGGCTTGGTCTCGCCAAGGGCGGGCGGGCGAGTCTCGAGGATGCGCAAGCCGCTGCCGCCACGGGCCAGATCGCGCTGAGCCAGGTCTGGGCCGAACTGCTGGCCGCGCAGGGTCTGAACGCGGCGCAGATACTCGTCACGCTCGACGACCTCGAAGACCGCCGTCGCTATCTCAACGCCGCCGCGACGCTGAACCGGTTGCTGTCGCTGAAGGTCGTGCCGGTCATCAACGAGAACGACAGCGTCGCGACCGAGGAAATCCGCTTCGGCGACAATGACCGCCTTGCCGCCCGGGTCGCGCAGGCCGCCGGTGCGCAAGGAGTGATCCTGCTGTCCGACGTCGACGGGCTTTATACCGCCAACCCGCACGTCGATCCGTCCGCGACTCATATCGCCAGCGTGCCCAGGATCGATGCGGTTGCGGGCATGGCGGACGATGGGTCGGGGTCTGGAATGGGGTCGGGCGGGATGGCCTCGAAGATCGCCGCCGCGCGGATCGCGACCGGTGCGGGTATCCCGCTGGCGATCGCGTCGGGGCGGATCGAGCATCCGCTGTCCACCCCCGCCCGCCACACGATCTTTACCGCCGAGCGCACGGCGTCCGCGCGGAAGGCTTGGCTGGCGGGTGGGCTCACCGCGAAGGGGGCGATCCATGTCGATGCCGGGGCTGCGGCGGCGCTTGGACAGGGGCGGAGTCTGCTCGCCACTGGCGCGACTCGGATCGATGGTGGGTTTACGCGGGGCGATCTCGTGACGATCGAAGGACCAGCCGGCACCGTCGCGCGTGGCCTCGCTGAGTATGATGCCGCCGACACGGCACGCCTGCTTGGTCGCCATAGCGACGACCACGCGGCGATCCTAGGTTACGCGCCAAGATCCGCCTTGGTCCACCGCAATCACTTGGCAATCGTATGA
- the rpmA gene encoding 50S ribosomal protein L27: MAHKKAGGSSRNGRDSAGRRLGVKKFGGQACVAGNILVRQRGTKFYPGTNVGIGTDHTLFALIDGRVVFSKGKLGRKFCSVELAANDVADVAVAAE; this comes from the coding sequence ATGGCACATAAGAAAGCAGGCGGCTCTTCGCGCAACGGTCGCGATTCGGCCGGTCGTCGCCTCGGCGTCAAGAAGTTCGGTGGCCAGGCGTGCGTCGCCGGCAACATCCTCGTGCGTCAGCGCGGGACGAAGTTCTACCCGGGCACGAACGTCGGTATCGGTACCGACCATACGCTGTTCGCGCTGATCGACGGTCGCGTCGTGTTCAGCAAGGGCAAGCTTGGTCGCAAGTTCTGCTCGGTCGAGCTGGCAGCGAACGACGTCGCCGACGTCGCGGTCGCAGCCGAATAA
- the hspQ gene encoding heat shock protein HspQ — MPRHDSIAHDITRPIVPAEVVAPPISHANFSIGDVVRHRLFDFRGVIFDVDPVFANSDEWYAAIPEDIRPRKDQPFYHLLAENMESSYVAYVSQQNLVPDDSDEPVDHPAISGLFSDYADGRYALRQVHRH, encoded by the coding sequence ATGCCCCGACACGACAGTATCGCTCACGACATCACCCGCCCGATCGTGCCCGCCGAGGTGGTCGCGCCGCCGATTTCGCATGCGAATTTCTCGATCGGCGACGTCGTGCGGCACCGGCTGTTCGATTTTCGCGGCGTGATCTTCGACGTCGATCCGGTATTTGCGAACAGCGACGAATGGTATGCGGCAATTCCGGAAGACATTCGTCCGCGCAAGGACCAGCCCTTCTACCATCTGCTCGCCGAAAACATGGAGTCGAGCTACGTCGCCTATGTGAGCCAGCAGAACCTGGTGCCCGACGATAGCGACGAGCCAGTCGACCACCCGGCGATTTCGGGGTTGTTCAGCGACTATGCGGATGGCCGGTATGCGCTGCGGCAGGTTCATCGGCACTAA
- the obgE gene encoding GTPase ObgE produces MHFLDQAKIYVRSGEGGPGAVSFRREKYIEYGGPDGGNGGKGGDIVFECIAGLNTLIDFRYTQHFRAPRGSGGSGSNRTGAGGNDLVIRVPLGTQVLSEDKEEVLIDFTEVGQREVLFRGGDGGRGNASYKTSTNRTPRQHGTGWPFGEAWVWLRLKLLADAGLVGLPNAGKSTFINQVTNAQAKVGEYAFTTTRPQLGVVRHKQREFVVADIPGLIQGAAEGAGIGDRFLGHIERCRVLLHLVDANDADVAESYRIVRDELENYGEGLTDKRVIVALNKIDMLDPELIAALSAELAEASGAEVMAISGASGAGIEAVLDQLIEAIGPAPGAPKELEEGEVPVAWSPL; encoded by the coding sequence ATGCATTTTCTAGACCAAGCCAAGATCTACGTACGTTCGGGTGAGGGCGGCCCCGGTGCCGTCAGCTTCCGCCGCGAGAAATATATCGAATATGGCGGCCCCGACGGCGGCAATGGCGGCAAGGGCGGCGACATCGTGTTCGAATGCATCGCCGGCCTCAACACGCTGATCGACTTTCGCTACACACAGCATTTCCGCGCGCCACGCGGCTCGGGCGGGTCGGGTTCGAACCGCACCGGCGCAGGCGGCAACGATCTCGTGATCCGCGTTCCGCTGGGCACGCAGGTGTTGTCGGAGGACAAGGAAGAGGTACTGATCGACTTCACCGAGGTCGGCCAGCGCGAAGTGCTGTTCCGCGGTGGCGACGGCGGGCGCGGTAACGCGAGCTACAAGACATCGACCAACCGCACCCCGCGCCAGCATGGCACCGGCTGGCCGTTCGGCGAGGCGTGGGTCTGGCTGCGGCTGAAGCTGCTCGCCGATGCGGGTCTGGTCGGGCTGCCCAATGCGGGCAAGTCGACCTTCATCAACCAGGTGACGAACGCACAGGCCAAGGTCGGCGAGTACGCCTTCACGACCACGCGGCCGCAGCTGGGGGTGGTGCGCCACAAGCAGCGCGAATTCGTCGTCGCGGATATTCCGGGCCTGATCCAGGGTGCGGCCGAGGGCGCAGGCATCGGCGACCGGTTCCTCGGGCATATCGAGCGGTGCCGGGTGCTGCTGCATCTGGTCGATGCGAACGACGCCGATGTCGCCGAATCGTACCGGATCGTGCGCGACGAGCTGGAAAATTATGGCGAGGGGCTCACCGACAAGCGGGTGATTGTCGCGCTGAACAAGATCGACATGCTCGATCCGGAACTCATCGCAGCGCTGTCGGCGGAACTGGCAGAAGCCAGCGGCGCCGAGGTGATGGCGATTTCGGGCGCGAGTGGCGCTGGTATCGAGGCGGTGCTCGACCAGCTGATCGAGGCGATCGGGCCAGCGCCGGGGGCGCCGAAGGAGCTGGAAGAAGGCGAAGTGCCGGTCGCATGGTCGCCGCTCTAG
- the rplU gene encoding 50S ribosomal protein L21, producing the protein MFAVVRTGGKQYRVAAGDKIVIEKIEGDAGASVTLGDVLLAGEGSELRSVEGFVVAAEIIAQAKADKVIVFKKRRRHNYRRKNGHRQQHTILKIVSVGGQTAKSNEGETAPAAQA; encoded by the coding sequence ATGTTCGCAGTCGTGCGCACGGGCGGCAAGCAGTATCGCGTCGCCGCCGGAGATAAGATCGTCATCGAGAAGATCGAGGGCGATGCAGGTGCGTCGGTGACGCTGGGTGACGTTCTGCTGGCGGGCGAAGGCTCCGAGCTGCGGTCCGTCGAGGGCTTCGTCGTCGCTGCAGAGATCATCGCGCAGGCGAAGGCGGACAAGGTCATCGTCTTCAAGAAGCGTCGTCGTCATAACTATCGTCGCAAGAACGGCCATCGCCAGCAGCACACGATCCTGAAGATCGTGTCCGTGGGTGGCCAGACTGCAAAGAGCAACGAGGGCGAAACCGCCCCGGCCGCTCAGGCATAA
- a CDS encoding metal-dependent hydrolase gives MAKATTPADLTITPRDRRFGRGAAIRRWWLNDDPIATAFYNALSVTFPKGEGYFVDSVRKFREGTPPKLHAEINAFIKQEVIHTREHVAFNRHVTDQGYDVAPLIVDVDAALALTKGRPEIASLAATTALEHFTAMLAHELIANPTHLRGGDQQAAALWLWHAAEEIEHKGVAYDTWLHATRDWPRFTRWRVKSLVMLITTWRFFTGRARGMAELLRQDGLTGPKVWARMAWYAFGNPGMARKIAGVWAAYFLPGFHPWKHDDRALIGLAESEYEAAALPVKTRVAAVA, from the coding sequence GTGGCGAAAGCAACCACGCCTGCCGATCTGACGATCACGCCGCGCGACCGCCGCTTCGGCCGCGGTGCCGCGATTCGCCGCTGGTGGCTGAACGACGACCCGATCGCGACGGCGTTCTACAACGCGCTGTCGGTGACGTTTCCGAAGGGTGAGGGCTATTTCGTCGACAGCGTGCGGAAATTTCGTGAGGGCACGCCGCCCAAGCTGCACGCCGAGATTAACGCCTTCATCAAGCAGGAGGTGATCCACACCCGCGAGCATGTCGCGTTCAACCGCCACGTGACCGATCAGGGCTATGACGTCGCGCCGTTGATCGTCGACGTCGACGCGGCGCTGGCGCTCACCAAGGGCCGCCCGGAGATTGCGAGCCTCGCGGCCACCACCGCGCTCGAGCATTTCACCGCGATGCTCGCGCACGAACTGATCGCCAATCCGACTCATCTGCGCGGTGGCGACCAGCAGGCGGCGGCGCTGTGGCTCTGGCATGCCGCCGAGGAGATCGAGCACAAGGGCGTCGCCTACGACACCTGGCTGCACGCGACTCGGGATTGGCCGCGCTTCACGCGCTGGCGGGTGAAGTCACTGGTGATGCTGATCACGACGTGGCGGTTCTTCACCGGTCGTGCGCGCGGGATGGCGGAACTGTTGCGACAGGACGGCCTGACCGGTCCGAAGGTGTGGGCGCGCATGGCGTGGTATGCGTTCGGCAATCCGGGCATGGCGCGCAAGATCGCAGGGGTCTGGGCAGCGTATTTCCTGCCGGGGTTCCACCCGTGGAAGCACGACGACCGCGCGCTGATCGGACTTGCGGAGAGCGAGTATGAGGCGGCGGCGTTGCCGGTGAAGACGCGAGTGGCTGCGGTAGCCTGA